The sequence CAAACCTTTTCCCAGATTTGTTTAGCCTTTTTGAGACAAAAAGCTCTGGGATTGTTCCATGTCTTTGAAATTTCTTCCTAAGCTATGTAAAGGTGAGCCATGAGgaaaacattcaaaataaaaggtttgTGCTATTGGATGATCGATATTTTTGTGTGGAAACCCTGAGTGGGTAGCACAAGGCTTTGATGAGAAGGAACTGTGGTTTGGTGCGAAGGGAAGGTTTGGGTGGATGATGGAGGGACATTTTTGTGTTGGATAAGCGGGTTTGATGTTTGGGTATGCTCTCCCCAGACCGGTCCTTTGAGGGTGGGACTCGGTATTAGCGCTTCTATTGGTGACAATGTGGGATCATCAAGGCAAAAAAGAGGTGGCGGCCCAGATTTTATGGGGAAGTGAGCTTTGGTTGGGGTAGGGTTGATGGGGGAGAGGGGAGAGTGGGAAGGAAAAAGGGAGAGcatttttttctgtttacaCATTTAATAATACATAATACTCAGGATCAATATATCCTACTGCATGTCCCTGACTGCCCTGGCTGACATGAATTATTGATCGGATTCTGGCCCCGTCAGTGATTTTTAGCTATAAAATCTGCATCAAGCAGAATATTTGAGGACTTGATGTCTCTATGAATAATTAATAGGTGGCACTGCATGGTTGTGCAGATGCTCAATTCCTCTAGCCGCGTCCAGTGCAATCTTGAACaaataaagggaaaacaaaTTTCGAAGAGCttgggtttgtttttctttttttctttttttaagcaaaGAGATTGAGAAAATTGTACTTCGAACTGCGTTCTCCAGTTGAAGTTTCAAATAAgagaatttaagaaaaacagCAGGTATAAGTTGTCCTATATGGAGAAAAACAATGATAGAGGTGGATAAATCCCAACGTACGAAGAATAGAGCGGCAGAGGTGCTAAAGATTatctagaataaaaaattctgATCTTATTATCTAGAATTCAGCAATGCACTGTACTCAAATCTGAACTTAGCTTGAATATTAACAGTCTCATTTTCCCAAAACATGACATGGGATTTTTGAGAATTCgataacatgttttaaaataataactgtTAAACCCCTCTATGTGATTAACAGTGTGTTTAGCAGTGtagtaatagtttttttaaaataattttttatgataaaatgtatgttaataataatttttcatttaaaaattatttttaatattagcacattaaaacgatctaaaacacacaaactatattaaattttaacaaaaaacaaattataaaaacacgGTTTCAATCGTGTTCCTAAACGGTTTTTAAAGTAAACAACGTAAAAAAAGCACCCATTTCTGTGCCTGTTCCGCAAGATCAAAGAAAAAGGGGGTGTTTTGTTAATGAAAAGGCGCAAGCAACTTTGACAAGTTTTGTTAATGAAAAGGCGCAAGCAACTTTGACAAGCAGTTCATTGATGCATCACTTCAGAATACTCCACTGCGTTTCATTGATCGGACAATGTTGACAAGTTCAAACTCTGATCTCAGGCAGACGAACCTCAGATTGAAAAAAACAGTAGGTAGCAACTTTGACAAGCAGTTCATTGATGCATCACTTCAGAATACTCCACTGCGTTTCATTGATCGGACAATGTTGACAAGTTCAAACTCTGATCTCAGGCAGACGAACCTCAGATTGAAAAAAACAGTAGGTAGCAACTTTGACAAGCAGTTCATTGATGCATCACTTCAGAATACTCCACTGCGTTTCATTGATCGGACAATGTTGACAAGTTCAAACTCTGATCTCAGGCAGACGAACCTCAGATTGAAAAAAACAGTAGGTATAAGTACCTCAGATGGGACTTCGGGCCTTGAACCTTCTAATTCCTTAATGGCGAGCGGCAGGTAGGAGAAGCCATTCTGGAACATTCAGCATCGTGTCCGTAACAATCGGAAATTTCTTCTTTGTAAAATAGGAACGTGCACTCAAAATCAACGAGCACAGGTGTCCCTTGTTAGAAAAGGACTctgaaaaaaaaggagggatGCTAATTTActtgatatctttttaataacaactcatatatttaataagattttgattttggatGTTTTTTGGAGattgattttcattgtttttaattatttttttttataaaactcctATATTTACATGATGTTTAAAAGTGTAATAGCAactgtttttcaaaatgatttttatttgaaaatatatcaaaataattttgttttacttttttaaaagttatttttaacattgaaaaacataaaaaaaattaattttaaataatttagaaaaacaaatagagtAAAATCTTTAGTCATTCCTACACTTTAAATAATTGattcacttgttttttaaaaaactagtttttggatttttatttatttcaatcaagTGTTTTCAATTATTGGTAtcacttaatataaaaaattaaaaacatcttcaataaaaaatagtttgaaactataatatttttattattttttatctgaaacCTGATGCAATGATCCATGGGATTGACAGGTTGAGGAACTTTCAATTCCTTATTGGCGGGCGGTAGCTAGGAAAAATCTCTTTCACAAACaatattttcaaagaatttaCGGTGGCTGCTTTTACATTTGTGTACAATTCACcaaattcaacattttcatATGCATTGAAAAGATCAAACAATATTTCCTTGTTTCACTTATCCTGTTTCATGATATTTGTGTACTTTAGAATGGTCATTCATTTTCAGAAACGTTGACAAGTTCAAAAGATtgtggatttttttgttttagtcaaGTAACGTCTGAGAAacgttgtttttttcttgttttattcgAGTAATGTTTTAAAACGCGATTGAAATTATatctttgaaaaatttaaaattttatgattttatatcattttactttttcatGTATATTGATTTTCTATAATTATcgatagtatattaaaaaaaaataataatcaaagcgAAATATaaggatatgaaaaataaataaaacagaattagaaaaaatattaatctactataacaaataaaaaaaaaaactacctaaaTCTAAGAAGCGTGAACCATGGAATATTTTCTTATAGAAGATCCTaggttattattatatgttatctttaactattttaaataaaaagatttatatcttttaacaaATTCTATCAATATTCAAAAAGGACTGCTTAGTTAAATGGTAACATGAAATTTTTATCTATgtgtatataattaatatttttctcactTGTAACTAAAATGAACTATTTAAAatgattcataaaattataCCATCAAGTTAAAGTTAATGGagtaattcataaaatttttattcacactatacactttatatatatttatgttatatatagattttatataagtgaagaatttattaaaaaaatatcaattcataaAGTAGCTTATATCTTAGGAATTTTTAtaacacatatatatttatgattatttatttatttttttaactattaacactacaagatttcacagttttaccgacggaatatttccgttgGTGTATGATAGAACTTTcgtcggtaaagtatttaccgactatattaccgacggaatactcccgtcggaataccttttgtcggtgattccacattccgtcgctatatcggtcggaaatacaaaaaaaacttttaccgacggaccgtgcgcgccaaaaaaaaaaagtttcccgcttggcatataccgacggaatattttccgtcggtgttataAAAAGACCGACGGACGAACTCCGTCGggaaaagtgtcggtgatattttataccgaccgaagatgtccgtcggtaaatacGTCGGTAaatttataccgacggatttgttCCGTCGGTGATGGTCGGTGACAGTGGCAGGCACTGTCGAATTCCGACAgagtttttccgtcggtaaatccctgtgtaattgtttttttttaattgttttttaattattttgaaaaaataatataaattaatggtaatacaaaccaattatgcaaataaaatttatattaagcaacaaaaactcaaagtgaaataatattcattacaaaatgaatgtgtttcaaaaaaacattaaacaaaattttaaatgtaataatgtttattaaaaattaatataaaggtggaggagaggaggaggaggaggaggaggatgaggGTTacgcggccaaaaaggattaggcgcacatgttccaccttgtgtcatgttcatgaccatttgccgaagctcttcataggccgctctttgttgttcagactctgctctgtgttgttcgttcgccaatctttgctcttctttgagttgtgtgtatggctctgataggtggtcgcacctttgctgcaaggccacaaactccttagattgggagctcccagcggttgaagcagtgccggtcgaccgcaagttggccgcggtagtgttggagagcccgtaaacccgatttttatcgggtccacctgacgatccagcctccatccacaaatccggatcgaattccggatgggtcgatggatcgtccccgtatctctccctcaaccgattattataggtctcctgaaaaaaaaaaatcatcatattcaattcaataaacataataataacttacaaaataaaatggttgaacaaacataccacaaaatgttgagcacggttgtcaacgaactgttgcgtccccttttggcggtcatgacttcgcacgtgcgtctccacaaacagctccatagggctcggctgacgtccaagagacgtagcctataatgaaaaaaatgtattaacaacaaattaattgaacgatatatttcatttaaattaatcttaccatccgtttcgcatgtgcagaaaacggaacggagccgccggtgtgcgttgtcaccgagccatgaattggccgattccggttgctagcaccggactgtgagcgtcgagtaaACCGCTCAGATgacacgtgctgaagatagtgcggccatatatcttccgggatgtatattggtttgaaatccctccaaaccacaacatcgttccagccttggaaccccttatccctcgttgtttttttttgcttttttctgggtgtcataccaaaaatcacgcaacttAATTCACACATGAAAAatttacatttcgaaacataaataattatgtaaaaagaagtcgtattgttttcgatgttacctaattgccgcgtgattttcccacaccctcctcacaacagtgtcatgttcatcgtcctagtagaatcgatgctgtatataaaaaaataattttttaaaatgttaataatttatttacaattataactagaatttattagaaataagctgaaaattatatattaccacgaacctcaaatctacgaaaccatgcattgatttgaggcatccattcaggatgtctggatatctgactccattgaaacaatggaatctccatcgacgctttaaatgccgatgatattactcgggcggcctcaatgtttgtgaacctgaaaagaaatgaaattaatttgtgattacttcataaattatgttttaaatttgtttttttatatatataaaaaataaaaccttaacaaacttacattgaaagatcgtccttccactgtgcctcgtactggcgggtaaattgattccgcttcgaaggcacgctgcttctgcgatgtgaaacatcactggaagaggcagcatcggttgacggcgtaggtggtgtaggtgcctcttcttgagaggcacctaaggaaacatcatcatcgctgctagacgaacttgattcgactggacgtgaacgaccagctctggttttcattctgcgcatctaaacaattttatattaataattgtataataaaattcaaatgttaaaaaaaaaatcggcagcacctcccctatactggatactacccaaatccacaaacctgcaaatattaacaatagccacaaccaattgaaccaatctatactaattattccaacatattcaactattaatcctaagataaattcaacgttaacaattacaattcacaaattaatcaataattatattcaaaacaataaaaaatatgacaaaaaataaattcaataaattcaacaaattaatcattacaattcaacattaacaattataattcaacattaacaattataattcaacaaattaatcaataattatattcaaaacaataaaaaatatgacaaaaaataaattcaataaattcaacaaattatacttcaacaaattaatcattataattcaacattaacaattataattcaacaaattaatcattataattatgacaacaaaacaataaaaaatattcaaaaaattcaaaaaaacaacctacatcaataaaaggaacgaaatatacataccttaataacgtgacaaattcaaaactttatctacattaccaaaaaaaacatcaaaacaacaaaacaacaaaaataaaaacaactaaaaataaattaaagtaaataaattaaattggaaatcgataattattccaacaaacgcaattattaattctaaggtaaattcaacattaacaatattaattcaataaattaatcaataattatataggcaatacaacaataaattatattcaataaattaaaaaaaaaatagactaacaattaaattaacaaatattcaacaaattcaaaaaaaatcaaatattcaactttaactaattctaagttaaattaactaataacaattctaacaacacaacacaacacaaaaaatattcaaaaaattaaaaaaaaaaaacctacatcaagaaaaggaacgaaatatacataccttaataatgtgtcaaattcaaaactttatctacattgcaaaaaaaaaacaccaaaacaacaaaaataaaaacaacaaaaaataaaataaaataaaataaattagaaaaaaaacacataccttttaatatgatgaagatttacaacaccaaatcttgctacagattaaaggtgaaagtgtttaaggattgaggggaaaaatgaaaaatcttaggtgaaaaacggaggagaagcgaagcggcggggagaagaagaaaaaatgagtggaagcggcgggggctggaacttataggtcagttttaccgacggaatcaccgacggccataattccgtcggtaaaacgtaaaaaattccgtcggtaaccagtcaaaaatccgtcggtagtttttgaatttcgccccgaatttttaaaagccctccatttttttcgcagtccgtcggtgattctgtcggtaatgtgacaagttcagaggcacattaattcacacactttggaaattgcacggtccgtcggtatttctgtcggtaatatgtgtgaccgacaaaataccgacggaccaattccgtcggtatacccgtcgttgattgtggcattttgctgtaaatattttcgaactctctgtgagataccgacggactagaatccgtcggtatacccgtcgctgattgtggcattttgttgtaaatattttcgaactctctgtgagataccgacggactagaatccgtcggtatacccgtcgctgattgtggcattttgttgtaaatattttcgaactttCTGtcagataccgacggactataatTCGTCGGTGTATGCGTCGATGAAGCCGTCGGTAATTTCAtcggtgttggtggcatttcgcgtaattaatttcgaactctctgtgagataccgacggatgactatcccataatggttcgtcagaatctttcaacaaatcaaaaaacctagctgcctctgcattaggttcttcttctacgattggacattgattgacattatcttgattcattctcattgcatccataaccatgtttctgtaaggattagtgttgtcatttgtcgcttcatgcacattgctagcactagaagttgacccaaccaccatttctcctattactaaaaaatacctctccatgtgcataccaacactcgtaatcctccacaaaccctttatgtagaagatgcatcattacaacatttggatgcagatactttttattttgacacttcctgcatggacacctaataccgcctccagtaaaatttctgggaatagatgttgcgaaattaataaaaccctgaaccccgttacaataatccatcctcggcaatccttggggtgaatctagatacatccatgaacgatcatccatgacttctatcgaacctctataaaaaggacccattaagcaagctcttaattatttcaaaacataacatgtaattcggtaattctacaaattaagttttaacaattttcaaacaaatacaatcttacaaaaatctaaaacaaaccataacaagtataaaattatacattcatatactacaagtttgtttgagaaataacaataaaacatgtacatctactaaaaaaaaatacatatactaaaaaaacaataaaatttacatttaaatgttaaaattttgaaagatagaattacttacaaaaaatgataaaatccgtcggtaaatcagaacacggatgttgtgaccacaaaacttcaagaaatacaacttgttgtgctgagatgaggaagatttttgttttggggccaggggggctggttattttgcagatggggagggttaggattaggaagaagaaggagaaatgaggGAGGAGAGTGACGGCTttgatatattcacttttgccgacggacttaccgacggttttattccgtcggtgactTCTGACGcgcaatcgacacgtcaccgcacggacctgctattcaaatccctcggtgattccgtcggtatttttgacagtgcaccggtcacgtcaccggtacggatctggcatttcaaatccgtcggtgattccgtcggaaaaatcacctgCCGAAACCTCCGCGCCacctacccgcccttttttcattaattctgaattttctgtcggtaattaccgaccgaattaccgacaaatattgtccgtcggtgatttcggccgaaaaataccgacaaaaaaagtccgtcggtatttccgttggtatttagcgaatttctggtggtGTAACGGAtgaatcaatttataaaaacattgatagaaaaatatttttaaaatagttaaataataCACAATTGATGTACATATCAAGAAAATTAGTTAGATATTAAAGCACATACTAGgtgtcaaaatatttaatttgataaaaatgccCTCAGACTTTTACTAACTTAGTGACTAAATTAGGTATTCTACCAATGTTATagttgacacaaccaaaagattgatggcTTATTTCAAGTGTAAGAAtgtcgaaataataaataacccgacaagaccggggtcaaaccataggaaggttaattttataaattatagacaacaataataacaataacaacaacaatagtagtagtagtagtagtagtagtagtagtagtagtagtagtagtagtaataataataataataataaagatgaagaagaaattgatgagaactttgagacgaaagattaatgtaaggattaaataatgataaaaacaaatgtcaaggttagaggatccactaatggtatttcaaacaagtataatataaactcttattattcaactagaaaccacacacaaagg is a genomic window of Populus alba chromosome 5, ASM523922v2, whole genome shotgun sequence containing:
- the LOC140955603 gene encoding uncharacterized protein, which codes for MATSLGRQPSPMELFVETHVRSHDRQKGTQQFVDNRAQHFVETYNNRLRERYGDDPSTHPEFDPDLWMEAGSSGGPDKNRVYGLSNTTAANLRSTGTASTAGSSQSKEFVALQQRCDHLSEPYTQLKEEQRLANEQHRAESEQQRAAYEELRQMVMNMTQGGTCAPNPFWPRNPHPPPPPPPLLHLYINF